One genomic window of Moorella glycerini includes the following:
- the ubiE gene encoding bifunctional demethylmenaquinone methyltransferase/2-methoxy-6-polyprenyl-1,4-benzoquinol methylase UbiE, protein MTKEEYVRGIFNHIAPRYDLLNTILSFNCDRGWRRFTVARTGLAPGKRALDVCCGTGMLSLELARAVAPGGQVVGLDFAPAMLAVARRRLAASPSGHLVQLVEGNALDLPFPDNTFDCATIAFGLRNLPDIKRGLAEMKRVVRPGGRVVSLELAKPTRPLFQQLYYLYFDHLVPFIGRLGVGMDGPYSYLPRSLKGYPHQEVILQYFRDLGLEGARYYELTGGIVAVHVGIKK, encoded by the coding sequence GTGACTAAAGAGGAATATGTAAGGGGCATTTTTAACCACATTGCTCCCCGTTATGACCTGTTAAATACGATTCTCAGTTTTAACTGTGACCGGGGGTGGCGCCGCTTCACTGTAGCCCGGACAGGCCTTGCACCCGGGAAGAGGGCTTTGGATGTCTGTTGTGGTACTGGTATGCTCTCTTTAGAACTGGCCCGGGCCGTTGCCCCTGGCGGGCAGGTAGTTGGACTGGATTTTGCCCCGGCCATGCTTGCGGTGGCCCGGCGGCGCCTGGCAGCCAGTCCCTCCGGCCACCTGGTGCAACTGGTAGAAGGCAATGCCCTGGACCTCCCCTTCCCAGATAATACCTTTGACTGCGCTACCATTGCCTTTGGCCTGCGCAACCTCCCTGATATCAAGCGGGGCCTGGCGGAAATGAAGCGGGTGGTACGGCCGGGAGGACGGGTGGTTTCCCTGGAGTTAGCCAAACCCACCCGGCCCCTTTTTCAGCAGCTTTATTACCTGTACTTTGATCACCTGGTGCCTTTCATAGGACGCCTGGGAGTGGGAATGGATGGCCCCTACAGCTACCTGCCCCGCTCCCTTAAGGGCTATCCCCACCAGGAAGTAATATTGCAGTACTTCCGCGACCTGGGCCTGGAGGGAGCGCGCTATTACGAACTGACAGGTGGTATTGTCGCCGTCCACGTAGGTATTAAGAAATGA
- the gnd gene encoding phosphogluconate dehydrogenase (NAD(+)-dependent, decarboxylating): protein MQIGLIGLGKMGLNLALNMLDHGHEVIGYARTRSTVDKAAARGVKGAYSLEELVGQLGLPRLIWLMIPAGKTVDEVIEQLLPLLAPGDIIVDGGNSHYRDTLRRYQFLKEKGIRFADSGTSGGMEGARYGACCMVGAGDELFAYLEPLFKDITVPGGYLHTGPPGSGHYVKMVHNGIEYGMMQAIGEGMEVLAKGPFKLDLKAVAGVWRHGSVIRGWLMDLMESALSKDATLENIKDIAYSSGEGLWTVEEALRLKVPAPVITTALLMRYRSEQEESFATKVIAALRHEFGGHDVARK from the coding sequence TTGCAAATCGGTTTAATCGGCCTGGGTAAAATGGGCCTCAACCTGGCCCTCAATATGCTGGATCATGGCCACGAAGTGATAGGGTACGCCCGCACGAGGTCGACAGTGGATAAGGCTGCTGCCCGGGGGGTTAAAGGGGCCTACAGCCTGGAAGAACTGGTGGGGCAACTGGGACTTCCCCGCCTTATCTGGCTCATGATCCCGGCAGGTAAAACCGTTGATGAAGTTATAGAACAGCTATTACCCCTGCTTGCTCCCGGCGATATTATCGTCGACGGGGGAAATTCTCATTACCGGGATACTTTACGCCGCTATCAATTTTTAAAAGAAAAGGGAATCCGCTTCGCCGATTCCGGTACCAGCGGCGGTATGGAGGGGGCCCGCTACGGCGCCTGCTGTATGGTTGGGGCCGGGGATGAGCTCTTTGCTTACCTGGAGCCTTTGTTTAAGGATATAACCGTTCCCGGGGGCTACCTGCACACCGGACCGCCCGGCAGCGGCCACTATGTTAAAATGGTCCACAACGGCATCGAATACGGCATGATGCAGGCCATCGGCGAGGGGATGGAAGTCCTGGCTAAAGGGCCTTTCAAACTGGATCTGAAGGCGGTGGCCGGGGTCTGGCGCCATGGTTCCGTTATCCGCGGCTGGCTTATGGACCTCATGGAAAGTGCCCTTAGCAAAGACGCTACCCTGGAAAACATAAAAGATATCGCTTATTCCTCCGGTGAGGGCCTCTGGACAGTGGAGGAAGCCCTACGGCTGAAGGTACCGGCGCCGGTAATCACGACAGCCCTGCTGATGCGCTACCGCTCCGAGCAGGAGGAGAGCTTTGCCACCAAGGTGATCGCCGCCCTGCGCCATGAGTTCGGCGGCCACGACGTGGCCCGTAAATAA
- the tatC gene encoding twin-arginine translocase subunit TatC — MEDKSMTLTEHLEALRRVLLVCIIALVIATIAVYFGFRDQLLVLIMRPIKAVGINPVFITPWEAFFTTIKICFVAAIFLALPVILWEVWSFILPALHSHERRLVYMLMPASIVLFAAGIVFGYLVVFPAALRFLLVTASEGFTPLITISKYFSFLTMFVLPFGAVFQLPLVIMLLTYLGLVTPKFLAKNRKYAILLIFIVAAIVTPTPDIVSQTLMALPMVVLYEASIWISFLVRRRREEKAREEGI; from the coding sequence ATGGAAGATAAGTCTATGACCCTGACGGAGCACCTGGAAGCTTTGCGACGGGTACTGCTGGTATGTATTATCGCTCTGGTGATCGCAACTATCGCTGTTTATTTTGGCTTCCGGGACCAGTTGCTGGTTTTAATCATGCGGCCCATTAAGGCCGTAGGCATCAACCCTGTCTTTATCACCCCGTGGGAGGCCTTCTTTACCACGATAAAAATTTGTTTCGTGGCAGCTATCTTCCTGGCTCTACCGGTGATCCTCTGGGAGGTCTGGAGCTTTATCCTGCCGGCCCTGCACAGCCATGAACGGCGCCTGGTTTATATGTTGATGCCGGCCTCGATAGTGCTCTTTGCGGCGGGAATAGTCTTCGGTTACCTGGTGGTTTTCCCGGCGGCCCTCCGCTTTTTACTGGTAACTGCCAGCGAAGGCTTTACGCCACTGATTACCATATCGAAATACTTTAGTTTCCTGACCATGTTTGTATTACCTTTCGGGGCCGTCTTCCAGCTGCCTTTAGTAATTATGCTTCTGACCTATTTGGGTTTGGTTACTCCTAAATTTTTGGCTAAAAACCGTAAATATGCCATCTTGCTCATCTTTATCGTGGCTGCCATTGTAACACCAACTCCGGATATAGTTTCCCAGACCTTGATGGCCCTGCCTATGGTGGTACTTTATGAAGCAAGCATCTGGATATCCTTCCTGGTACGCCGTCGTAGAGAAGAAAAAGCCAGGGAAGAAGGTATTTAA
- the speD gene encoding adenosylmethionine decarboxylase, whose product MRALGRHVLAEVYGCSFEILNDIKKVEEIMVKAALEAGAEIREVCFHKFSPQGVSGVVVISESHLAIHTWPELGYAAVDVFTCGERVNPWDACRYLTEQFRAGEVHATEIERGVMESPRAAAVNL is encoded by the coding sequence TTGCGCGCATTGGGCCGTCATGTTTTAGCTGAGGTTTATGGATGTAGCTTCGAGATATTAAACGACATCAAAAAGGTCGAAGAAATCATGGTCAAAGCCGCTCTAGAAGCCGGTGCTGAAATCCGGGAAGTCTGCTTCCATAAATTCAGCCCTCAGGGTGTCAGCGGCGTGGTGGTCATCTCCGAATCGCACCTGGCAATCCACACGTGGCCGGAGTTAGGGTATGCTGCCGTAGATGTTTTTACCTGTGGTGAAAGGGTAAATCCCTGGGATGCCTGCAGGTACTTAACCGAGCAATTCCGGGCAGGCGAAGTCCACGCCACCGAAATTGAACGGGGCGTCATGGAATCTCCTCGGGCGGCAGCGGTAAATCTGTAG
- a CDS encoding Sec-independent protein translocase subunit TatA/TatB, with protein sequence MFGLGAPELILILVLALIIFGPGKLPEVGRALGKGIREFKNATNSVTEEIKEAARIDDGDSSANKEKAAKQAS encoded by the coding sequence ATGTTCGGTTTGGGAGCCCCTGAATTAATTTTGATTTTAGTCCTGGCGTTGATTATTTTTGGCCCCGGCAAGCTACCCGAGGTGGGCCGCGCCCTGGGTAAGGGCATCAGGGAGTTTAAGAATGCTACTAATTCCGTAACTGAAGAAATCAAGGAAGCGGCCAGAATAGATGACGGCGACAGCAGTGCCAATAAAGAGAAGGCCGCCAAACAGGCCAGTTAA